The segment ctatttctctcagattttgggcacaaatttgtttacatccctgttcgtgagcatttctcttttgccaagatattctatccacctgacagatgtggcatatcaagtagCTGATtacacaacatgatcattacacaggtgcaccttgtgctgcagACAATgacaggccactctaaaatgtgcagtttggtcacacagcacaatgccacagatgtcccaacttttgagggagcgtgcaattggcatgctgactgcaggaatgtccagcaaagctgttgccagagaatcgaatgttcatttctctaccataagccacctccaatgttgttttagagaatttcgcagtgcgtccaaccggcctcacaaccgcagaccacgtgtatggcgttgtgtgggcaagcagtttgccgatgtcaacattgtgaacagagtgcctcaaggtggcggtggggttatggtatgagcaggcataagctacggacaacaaacacgattgaattttatcgatggcaatttgaatgcacagagataccgcaaTGAGATCCTAAGGCCcaatgtcgtgccattcatctgccgccatcacctcatgtttcagcatgataatgcatggcgccatgtcacaaggatctgtacacaattcctggaagctgagaatgtcccagttcttccatggccagcATACTCcccagacatgtcacctattgagcatgtttgggatgctctagatTGACATGTAcggcagcgtgttccagttcccgccaatatccagcaacttcgcactgccattgaagaggagtaggaCAATTTCCactggccacaatcaacagcctgatcaactctatgtgaaggagatgtgtcacactgcatgaggcaaatggtggtcacacaagATACTTACTGGttctctgatccacgcccctacctttttttttttaggtgtctgtgaccaacagatgcatatctgcatcCTAGTCATGTGaactccatagattagggcctaattgacgtatttcaattgactaatttaCTTGGTTCATGTATACTATCCTTcctggccaggtctcccttgaaaaagagactctgggagtcaatgggcttttcctggtttaaataaaggttaaatatatatatatttttttaaataactcagTATACATGTTGCcttgatatttttgttcattacACATGAAAACAGTATCATTTGTACAGACAACGGCAGAGAATTGTATGAACTGAGGATTTATCTCAGTCCATATCTGATCTTTATCTGATAAAGAAGGACGATCACAGAGTGAAAGCTCTGGACACACAAGAGAAAAAGGCGCTAATCGCTGGGACATGAACATCTGGGCTCCATGCCAGTGTGCGTCCCGAGTCCGACCCCGGAAAAGAAAGCACATCTGGTTCAGTGGATCAATGAGAGGTTAACTCTTTGAGCACTGGCCATAATCTGATGAATGGGAGGACATTCATCGGCAGGATTCTTCccgctgaaacacacacacacgcgcgcgcgcgcggaCACACTTCACACACAAACCTTCCGCCGGCATGGTTCTCACACAGGCTGGGCCCCACCTGGTGCTGTGTGTCGTGTGAGGAAGTTACGGTTTCCAAACGCAAACACACACCAAAATACACACGCTCACACCCACACCTCTTGGCATTGACAGAACTGCGGCTAGACTGCACCTGGTGCTCTGTCTGAAAGAGGAAGTCTTTCTAACAGTCTCCCAACCCAAATCCCCACACGCTAACTCCCACACAATATTCTCCCGGCTATCACAATAAATGCTTTTCAGTTCCATTGTCCTCCTAAGCCATTCAGATGATGACACTGGAGGAAAAAACAGATTATCATGAATCCTAATGCTGAAAGCTATACGGATCCTAGAGACAGAGTTGACAATGTAGGACCCGCCAGGAGGCTAAGTCCAGGACTGGAGACAAAATGAGAGATGAAAAGGAAGGCTTTTGGTGAGATTTATACTGACACACAGGACCACACTGAGACACAGTCTCACACCATGTGATCCTGTAGATGACTCGGGGACGGATTCACCGAGCCACGCGGCCCAATTGGCAGCATGTGCTGCTTCTTCATCCGTAAGAACAGAGTTTTTACAACACGCTCCCACATCTAGTTGTCGCACGTGACCACACGCCCTGTAACCTGATCTCATAGTTTCATTTCGGAATGTGCCGTAATTGGATGATAACCAATtcattctgtgtggttacagagTTAATTCGGAATGGTTACAGGGTTcaaacagaaacaactcaaagggTTAAGTTTCGGAATGAATTCcaagtggttaaggtcagggctgtgGCATGGCGAAGGCTTAAAACAAAACAATTCAAAAACAATACGCTGTTTCCATTAAGTATCATTCAAGCACTCCCTGCTCGCTGGAGAACTGAACTGCCACGGCGCGGTGGTCTGAAACAGTGCACTCTGGCTCTGAGCCTGGCCAGTTTGAGCCAAGTGCTGTGCCATCTTTTGTTTTTGGGGAGCGCCAACGAAGGCACCTGTCGACGTCCTCGGGACCTTTACAAACGTCCAAAATCGGCGTCTCTTTCTCGTGACCAGCATGCGCGCCGACCCTGACATACAGATCTAGCCACATAATGTAAATGCGACCGCACACACATAGCCTGAAGGTGGGGGTTTGCACTACACACTCAGTACTACACGTTCACAACTACACACTCCGGCGGTTCCATATACAAAAAGCCTTTGCGGAGGAACTACACACTGCTATTGAAATGAGAGGAGAAGTCACTCTGTTTGTCACAATGGGACCCTGGGGACCTAGGGCCCTGCTAAGATTACATCTTGCTGTAGGGCTTGGAGCGCCTGACTATAcgctgtttacacacacacacgctgattgTGTCCTCTCTGTGGCTCTAGTCCATTAGAGGCCAATCTGTCTGTCACTGCGGCACACGTGCGTAATGTGATtccctcactgtctttctctccatccttctcaccctccctctATCGTTGCTGTACTACACGTGTCACTGGAGCAGGGAGACAGATGGTACCCTAACGACCCCAGTGGACagcctaagagagagagagaaacacagagagagagagagaaacacagagagagagagtgagagaaaagagagagagagaaacagagagagagaaacagagagacacacagacagagacacacagagagagagagacacagagcgagagacacacagagcgagagagagagagagagagagagtcatgatgaccATGACAGTCACGAAAGGAAAAACAGACCAATAGAAAATCAGATAACCAGGAAAACACCCGTGCTCTCCCATCATGAGATATAAGCTGTGTAATTCACCAGAGACACATAGCCTACACAAGAGGCATTATCACAAACTAAACCAGCACACTACCCACTGCCCTCTTCCTGTAGGGACTTTACCAAAACTATAATCACTAGCTAGGCTAAATGAAAAAGGGATTAAACAAATGAAAAAGGAGAAGGAGGCCACTGAGTCTCTCTACATGAATCATCAAAACTAGAGCACTGGCAGCCATCTTGGAAATCAAGATATACACAGTTAGTCAGTGAACAGGGAGAGGTCCTCTGCATGTACTGCATGTGGACAGTCAGAACATAACTTTCCATCCACACCCCGGAACACAGAGTGAAATGGTATTTCCTAACAAGTGCCCTGGGAATGAGGTTTGGGAATGTTTGACTAGAGCTGCTgccacaggcacacagacagccACACAGGGTGAGGTCACGGTTGGCCATGTGACTCAGACATGGCATGGAACCACGCAAGGTTCAGAGGACAACAGGAAGTGAGAGGTCGCGCGCTGACCCCTGGAATTCCTTCTTTTTTTTCAGACACTGCTTTACTCTTTAACTcattcccccttttctctctttccttccctctgttccatcctcccccttcctcacaccccctctctcttttccacccccctctctcttcctctctctctgtcgtccgGTTCCCCTCCACTTCCTATCTCACTATGCTATTACTCTAAGCTCTGGTATCTATTTTCATCTGTcgttactctcctcctctccatctgtcAAAACCACCccatcccctcttcccctctacccctctctgcaCTCCTATCcatccattccctctctctctctcattctcttgcaGAACATTGCTTCCCTGCTGATCCTGTTTAGTAATTGGAagtcagagagagcgagggagactgCATCCCCTATGAAATATTAAAGCAATTCTTCTCTCCTTCATTGCCTCCCCTCACTGGCTGGCAGGGCGACACAGTTGTATGAGCTATCTACTATACCACACACATCATAAAGAGAGGGTTGAGGGTCAACAACACGAGGCTTTAGGATAAATACTGCATTGCTACGTGACTTAGTCAGTCTAGGTCAGCAGGCTCAATTGGGTAAGCTAAGTCAACAAAGACCAGGATCTTTGGATAAAACCTTCAATGCCAATGCTTATAACCTAGTACTTACAGACCTATGTCATTGGTCAAGTGATTTTCACAATACTCCATTGGCCAGTATCCTGCCTCCTCCCCCCAGCGCCCTCACCTCAATGGCTGAGTTCATTAGGTGCTTCCTGTTGAGTGTCATGCTGAGGGTGTTGTTGTGACTCATCACGGGCGTCTTGACAAACACAAAGTCACTTCGGCTGGAGATGGTGGAGTAGCAGGGTCTGTAGGTCCGTGTTCCTGGGGGGTCCTGAGCCcctcccaccacctccatgtaacGGATGGGTCCGTCTGTGTTGAGCTGCAGGTGGAGGTCCTTGCTGGGCCTCTGATGGTGGGCCCGGCTGGGCCGGTGGCGGCTGTAGCAGCAGCCTGTCCCTCCGAGGTCGCTGCGGTGGCGGAGGCATCGCACcatgaggatgaggaaggtgaggaaGAACACGGCCGAGACACAGGCCAGCGAGATGATGAGGTACAGGGTGATGTCAGGCATGCCGGTGGGACGCATCACAGACGTCTTCCGGTTGTCCGTGGCGGCGTCGCTGGTGCCCTTCTCCTCCACGGTTACTGTGATGGCCACAGTGGTGGAGAGAGTGGGCTCGCCGTTGTCCTGGACGACCACGATGATGTCATAGGCGGAGCCGCCCTCCTCCTCGGCTAGTTTGCGGGCGGTGCGGAGCTCCCCAGTGTGGGGGGTGATGCGGAAGAGACCAGCGTGTGGCCCTGGGGCGATGGAGTAGAACAGCCAAGCGTTATGTCCACTATCAGAGTCCACCCCTACTAGTTTATTAATGAGATGACCCGGCCCAGCCGACTGGGGTACACTCAGCAGCAGCCCCGTGTCCTGGGGGAAGGGGGGATATACGATGAGGGGCGCGTTGTCGTTAAGATCCACTACGAACACATGCACGGTGACGTTGGCGGTCCGGGGTGGCGCCCCGGCGTCTCGGGCCTGCACCTCGATACGGAAGGCATTAAGGGTCTCGTGGTCTAGGGAACGCATGCTGTAGATATGTCCAGTCTCTGGGTTGATGTAGACATAGGAGGAAATGGAGGAGCCCTGAACCATGCTGGGCAGGATGGAGAAGGAGACGCGGGCGTTGTCCCCTGTGTCCGGGTCAGAGGCCGTCACCATGGTGATGGGGATGCTGAGATCGTTGTTCTCGGGGACGTCCACTGAGTAGGAGGGCTGGGAGAATGAAGGAGCGTTGTCGTTCACATCTGAGAGCTTGACCACGAAGGTCGTCCGTGACGACAGGGGAGGGGAGCCCGCGTCGGTCGCCATGATGACCACAGTGTACTCCGCCATGGTCTCTCGGTCCAGGTTGCCATCCGTGACGAGATTGTAGTGCTCACCAAAGgcagagttgagtttgaagggCAGGCCGGACTGGACCTTTAATGTCACCTCCCCATTCTTACCAGAGTCCAGGTCCCTTGCACTGATGAGGGCGATGACTGTACCAGGAGCTGCGTCCTCTCTGATGGGACTGGTCAGTGACGTCAACGTTACCTCTGGAGAATTGTCATTCACATCAGTGACGTCAACTATGATGTTACAGGAACCCTCCATGGCGGGGGTTCCCCCATCCCTGGCCTGCACGGTGATGTGATATTCATTCGCTGTCTCATAGTCCACCTGGCCATTTACACGGATCTCCCCGGTTTTAGAATCCACGCTGAATAGCTTGAGCACCCGGTCCTGCGTGTATTTACTAAACAGGAAGGAGATCTGCCCATTCTGACCGTAATCCGCATCGGTCGCGTTCAGTTTCGTTACTAAAGTGCCCGGTTCAACATTCTCCAAAATGCTCACTTTTTTCACCGGCTCTTCAAAGACGGGCGCATTGTCATTGACATCCAGAATTTTTATGAGTAAAAGAGTGGACCCAGACTTCTCGGGCTTTCCCCCGTCTACCGCGGTGAGCAACAGGCGAAACGAGGCCTGCGTCTCCCTATCCAAAGCCTTCTCTAAAACTAATTCCGGGAACTTACTCCCGTCACTTTTCGTTTCCACATTCAAAACAAAGCAGTCATTGGGTGCAAGGTGATAAGTGCGCAGAGAGTTGATACCCACATCTGGGTCGTGCGCACTCTCCAGTCGGAACCGAGTGCCCGGCGCGGCCGCCTCTGATATCTCCAAGGAAATATTCTTAGTGGAAAACTGCGGCGCATTGTCATTCGCATCCACAATATCCACAAGAACCCGGTGTATTGCTAAAGGGTTCTCAAGTACAATCTCAAGATGTAGTGAACATGTTGAACTTAATTCGCACATGTGTTCCCTGTCAATTGTCTGTCTAATAACCAAATCCCCAGTCGCATGGTTTACCTCGAAGTACTGCGCGTTAGATTCCGAGATCACCCGCAATTTTCGCTGAATTATCCTCTGAACCGTGAAGCCCAAATCCTTAGCGATATTCCCGACCACCGCCCCGGGTCTAAGCTCCTCCAAAATAGAGTAGCTGAGCTGCGCGGTCGCGCCCGTAAAGCACGCCAGAGAAAACCAGAGCCTCAGCACTGGCCACCCTCCGTAGCCTTTCCTCTGTCTGGATTCCATTATGAGGGGTCCGGGGGATGGAAAATGTTCAAAGTTAATATTTTACCGTAACTCATCTATAGTCTCGGGAAAACGACGCTACCGGGCTGTCGGTAAACACTTCCGTTTAAGAAAAAGTGCGGTGGGAAGTTTAGAAGTTATCATGACGCCCTAATTCTATACGGCAAATAAAAAATAGGAAAAGTAAAACTCCATGAAGAATCGGCTAAAACTCTCCACACtcgtctcctctgctctgctcctctctggggcggggacacagacacaaagaGCCGTATCCTATTGGCCGAGAAGCCGTGACTCGCTCCCCACACAGAACTCTCTCACAAAGCATTGAGTGAGTGAAAACTTAAGAGGCACTCATTTTGAATTTACCATCAAGTTAGAGACATGTTACACGCTAAAGACATTACCTTCAGAGCAAAAATAACTCCGAATTCACGACGACGAGGCCATGGAACGCATAAAATAATATCATAAAAAAACCAAAAACTAATTATGCCATTTCCAAGCGCTTAATGCACAGACCGGCACGAACAAGGGTAGGTATAAACCACAAGACTAAGTATGAACTTGTTGCTATGTTTTGTCAACGAACAGAACTAATTACATTGAATATAAGCAAAGTTACGCAAAGTAACTGATGGACTCATGGTCAAATTGCAATGATGGACTTAGCCGCAAGGCGGCATGGTTATCAAATGATTTACTTTCCAGTGGTGTTGATAACGCTTGAACCGTGTGCCATGATGTAAAGCACCGATTGGTCTTAGCAAGGAGACAGCAATGCCGTTGATAACCAGCATAACAACCTTTGGCCTACTTACATCTCTTTGTATTTATTAGGCCTACTAAAACAGATAATGAATGACACATGAGCTTATCACGTTTGATCCAGTGCAATTTCTACTGTAGGCTTATTGACAAAATACTTGAATGAGAAAGTATAAAGCTATGATATAGGCCTAAAGAAATCCGCATTGTTCACTGGTAAGCTAATGAAGTAATCATTTGACTGATGTCAATTCCATATTTTGATAAACCTCCATGTAATTACTGTTATGAATAGCCAAATATATTTCACATAAAACCATAGGCCTAAAACAAAATGATGAGCTGTTGATAAGTGTGAACAATTAATCATTTTTCTGGACTACTTTACAAACATTTATTAACCTGC is part of the Salvelinus fontinalis isolate EN_2023a chromosome 6, ASM2944872v1, whole genome shotgun sequence genome and harbors:
- the LOC129857957 gene encoding protocadherin gamma-C5-like isoform X4, whose product is MESRQRKGYGGWPVLRLWFSLACFTGATAQLSYSILEELRPGAVVGNIAKDLGFTVQRIIQRKLRVISESNAQYFEVNHATGDLVIRQTIDREHMCELSSTCSLHLEIVLENPLAIHRVLVDIVDANDNAPQFSTKNISLEISEAAAPGTRFRLESAHDPDVGINSLRTYHLAPNDCFVLNVETKSDGSKFPELVLEKALDRETQASFRLLLTAVDGGKPEKSGSTLLLIKILDVNDNAPVFEEPVKKVSILENVEPGTLVTKLNATDADYGQNGQISFLFSKYTQDRVLKLFSVDSKTGEIRVNGQVDYETANEYHITVQARDGGTPAMEGSCNIIVDVTDVNDNSPEVTLTSLTSPIREDAAPGTVIALISARDLDSGKNGEVTLKVQSGLPFKLNSAFGEHYNLVTDGNLDRETMAEYTVVIMATDAGSPPLSSRTTFVVKLSDVNDNAPSFSQPSYSVDVPENNDLSIPITMVTASDPDTGDNARVSFSILPSMVQGSSISSYVYINPETGHIYSMRSLDHETLNAFRIEVQARDAGAPPRTANVTVHVFVVDLNDNAPLIVYPPFPQDTGLLLSVPQSAGPGHLINKLVGVDSDSGHNAWLFYSIAPGPHAGLFRITPHTGELRTARKLAEEEGGSAYDIIVVVQDNGEPTLSTTVAITVTVEEKGTSDAATDNRKTSVMRPTGMPDITLYLIISLACVSAVFFLTFLILMVRCLRHRSDLGGTGCCYSRHRPSRAHHQRPSKDLHLQLNTDGPIRYMEVVGGAQDPPGTRTYRPCYSTISSRSDFVFVKTPVMSHNNTLSMTLNRKHLMNSAIEQKPPNADWRFTQGQRPGPSGAGGPPEMAMGTGPWPNPPTEAEQLQALMAAANVSEATATLGPGTMGLSTRYSPQFTLQHVPDYRQNVYIPGSTATLTSNPQQQQQQQMLMQQQMAAQHQALQAQPSEASAQPEPPKAAQTPASKKKSTKKEKK
- the LOC129857957 gene encoding protocadherin gamma-C5-like isoform X3, whose product is MESRQRKGYGGWPVLRLWFSLACFTGATAQLSYSILEELRPGAVVGNIAKDLGFTVQRIIQRKLRVISESNAQYFEVNHATGDLVIRQTIDREHMCELSSTCSLHLEIVLENPLAIHRVLVDIVDANDNAPQFSTKNISLEISEAAAPGTRFRLESAHDPDVGINSLRTYHLAPNDCFVLNVETKSDGSKFPELVLEKALDRETQASFRLLLTAVDGGKPEKSGSTLLLIKILDVNDNAPVFEEPVKKVSILENVEPGTLVTKLNATDADYGQNGQISFLFSKYTQDRVLKLFSVDSKTGEIRVNGQVDYETANEYHITVQARDGGTPAMEGSCNIIVDVTDVNDNSPEVTLTSLTSPIREDAAPGTVIALISARDLDSGKNGEVTLKVQSGLPFKLNSAFGEHYNLVTDGNLDRETMAEYTVVIMATDAGSPPLSSRTTFVVKLSDVNDNAPSFSQPSYSVDVPENNDLSIPITMVTASDPDTGDNARVSFSILPSMVQGSSISSYVYINPETGHIYSMRSLDHETLNAFRIEVQARDAGAPPRTANVTVHVFVVDLNDNAPLIVYPPFPQDTGLLLSVPQSAGPGHLINKLVGVDSDSGHNAWLFYSIAPGPHAGLFRITPHTGELRTARKLAEEEGGSAYDIIVVVQDNGEPTLSTTVAITVTVEEKGTSDAATDNRKTSVMRPTGMPDITLYLIISLACVSAVFFLTFLILMVRCLRHRSDLGGTGCCYSRHRPSRAHHQRPSKDLHLQLNTDGPIRYMEVVGGAQDPPGTRTYRPCYSTISSRSDFVFVKTPVMSHNNTLSMTLNRKHLMNSAIEQKPPNADWRFTQGQRPGPSGAGGPPEMAMGTGPWPNPPTEAEQLQALMAAANEVSEATATLGPGTMGLSTRYSPQFTLQHVPDYRQNVYIPGSTATLTSNPQQQQQQQMLMQQQMAAQHQALQAQPSEASAQPEPPKAAQTPASKKKSTKKEKK